From Spirochaetota bacterium, the proteins below share one genomic window:
- a CDS encoding V-type ATP synthase subunit B, with protein MLKEYRTIRGVEGPLVIVEKVANVKYEELVEIELADGTRRNGKVLETQTDRALVQVFEGTSGIDVANTKVTFLGKTLSIPVSADMLGRIFDGSGKPKDGAPELIPDKHLDINGASINPFSRDYPDEFIQTGISAIDGMSPLVRGQKLPIFSGSGLPHSQLAAQIARQAKTLKDGDNFAVVFAAMGVTYEEADFFMEDLRKTGAIERTVMFINLADDPSIERISTPRMALTAAEYLAFEHDMHILVILTDMTNYAEALREISAARKEVPGRRGYPGYLYTDLATLYERAGKVNGRSGSVTMLPILSMPEDDKTHPIPDLTGYITEGQIILSRALHAKGIYPPVDVLPSLSRLRDKGIGKNKTREDHADFSNQLFAAYARGKEAKELEAILGEGALTPDDQKFAAFVEGYERKFVAQGETENRKIIEDTMNIGYELMAELPLHELKRVRQEYKEKYLQEYLDKASK; from the coding sequence ATGCTTAAAGAATACCGTACTATTCGTGGGGTTGAAGGACCTCTCGTTATCGTTGAAAAAGTTGCAAACGTTAAATATGAAGAATTAGTAGAAATTGAACTTGCTGATGGAACTAGAAGAAATGGAAAAGTTTTAGAGACTCAAACAGATCGTGCTCTTGTGCAAGTTTTTGAAGGTACTTCAGGTATTGATGTTGCTAACACAAAAGTCACTTTTTTAGGAAAAACACTATCTATTCCTGTTTCTGCAGATATGTTAGGTCGTATTTTTGATGGTTCTGGAAAACCAAAAGACGGAGCTCCAGAATTAATTCCTGATAAACATTTAGATATTAATGGAGCTTCTATCAATCCATTTAGTAGAGATTATCCCGATGAATTTATTCAAACAGGAATTTCTGCTATTGATGGAATGAGTCCTCTTGTTCGTGGTCAAAAATTACCTATTTTTTCAGGTTCAGGTTTACCACATTCACAACTTGCTGCTCAAATTGCTCGTCAAGCTAAAACACTCAAAGATGGTGATAATTTTGCCGTTGTATTTGCTGCGATGGGTGTAACTTATGAAGAAGCAGATTTTTTTATGGAAGATCTTCGTAAAACAGGTGCTATCGAGAGAACAGTTATGTTTATCAATCTTGCAGATGATCCTTCGATTGAACGAATTTCAACACCTCGTATGGCCTTGACTGCTGCTGAATATTTAGCATTTGAACATGATATGCATATTCTTGTTATCTTAACAGATATGACAAATTATGCAGAAGCTCTTCGTGAAATATCTGCTGCTCGTAAAGAAGTTCCAGGTCGTCGTGGTTATCCTGGATATCTATATACTGACTTAGCAACACTTTATGAAAGAGCTGGGAAAGTTAATGGAAGATCTGGATCTGTAACAATGTTACCAATTCTTTCTATGCCTGAAGATGATAAAACTCATCCGATTCCTGATTTAACAGGGTATATTACAGAAGGTCAAATTATTCTTTCTCGTGCATTGCATGCTAAAGGTATTTATCCACCTGTTGATGTACTACCATCACTTTCTCGTCTTAGAGATAAAGGAATCGGTAAAAATAAAACTAGAGAAGATCATGCTGACTTTTCAAATCAACTTTTTGCCGCTTATGCTCGTGGTAAAGAAGCAAAAGAACTTGAAGCAATATTAGGTGAAGGGGCATTGACTCCAGATGATCAAAAATTTGCTGCTTTTGTTGAAGGTTATGAGCGGAAGTTTGTGGCTCAAGGGGAAACTGAAAATCGTAAAATCATAGAAGATACGATGAATATCGGATATGAATTAATGGCTGAATTACCACTTCATGAGCTCAAGCGTGTTCGTCAAGAATACAAAGAAAAGTATTTGCAAGAATACCTTGACAAAGCTAGTAAATAG
- a CDS encoding V-type ATP synthase subunit A codes for MKKQGQIIKVTGPLVIASGMTGTKMFDMVKVGDMQLIGEIIRLDGDNAYVQVYEETSGVGPGEPVISTEKPLSVELGPGLIGNFFDGIQRPLEAIEKASGSIFIARGIDVPALDYIKKWDFIATVKSGDTVEAGDIIGTVQETALIQSRTLIPYGVKGIVKSIQSGSFNVTEVVAIVTDSISGKDIEVKLAHYWPVRIPRPVKKKLAPRTQMLTGQRVIDTFFPLVKGGTAAIPGPFGAGKTVTQHQLAKWSEAEVVVYVGCGERGNEMTDVLKEFPELIDPKSGKPLMDRTVLIANTSNMPVAAREASIYTGITLAEYFRDQGYHVAIMADSTSRWAEALREMSGRLEEMPGEEGYPAYLGSKLATFYERAGMVHLLGSQEREASVSVIGAVSPPGGDFSEPVTQNTLRVVKVFWALSSSLAYQRHFPAIDWLQSYSQYVPQLAEFWRLNVGEEWGEMRALGMRLLKEEADLREIVRLVGIDSLTREQRLVLHTSKQIREDFLHQNSFHEVDTYTPIEKQKAMLNVILTMYKQGMEVINAGVEFSKIESLACNLKFADMKYTPTAESAEFFKSFEKQIKDEFSTLNVGGKNA; via the coding sequence ATGAAAAAACAAGGACAAATAATTAAAGTTACAGGGCCTCTCGTTATCGCAAGTGGAATGACTGGAACGAAAATGTTTGATATGGTCAAAGTTGGAGATATGCAACTTATCGGAGAGATTATTCGTCTTGATGGTGATAATGCTTATGTTCAAGTTTATGAAGAAACTTCTGGTGTAGGACCTGGAGAACCAGTGATATCTACAGAAAAACCATTGTCAGTAGAATTAGGACCAGGGCTTATTGGAAACTTCTTTGATGGAATTCAGCGTCCTTTAGAAGCTATTGAAAAAGCTTCAGGATCTATTTTTATTGCACGTGGTATTGATGTACCAGCATTAGATTATATAAAAAAATGGGATTTTATAGCAACTGTAAAATCTGGAGATACTGTTGAAGCTGGAGATATTATTGGTACTGTTCAAGAAACAGCACTAATCCAATCAAGAACTCTTATTCCTTATGGAGTAAAAGGTATTGTTAAATCTATTCAATCTGGATCATTTAATGTTACTGAAGTTGTTGCTATCGTAACAGACTCTATTTCTGGTAAAGATATAGAAGTTAAATTAGCTCATTATTGGCCAGTTCGTATTCCTCGCCCAGTTAAGAAAAAATTAGCACCTCGTACTCAAATGTTGACGGGACAGCGTGTTATTGATACTTTCTTTCCTTTAGTTAAAGGTGGAACGGCTGCTATTCCAGGTCCTTTTGGAGCGGGAAAAACAGTAACACAGCATCAATTAGCAAAATGGTCTGAAGCTGAAGTTGTGGTCTATGTTGGTTGTGGTGAACGTGGTAATGAAATGACAGATGTACTAAAAGAATTTCCTGAATTGATCGATCCAAAATCTGGTAAACCATTGATGGATAGAACAGTTCTTATTGCAAATACTTCTAATATGCCTGTTGCTGCTCGAGAAGCGTCTATCTATACAGGAATTACTCTTGCTGAATATTTTAGAGATCAAGGTTATCATGTAGCTATTATGGCAGATTCAACATCTCGTTGGGCTGAAGCACTTCGTGAAATGAGTGGACGCCTTGAAGAAATGCCTGGTGAAGAAGGCTATCCTGCTTACCTAGGTTCTAAGCTAGCAACTTTCTATGAAAGAGCTGGAATGGTACATCTTCTTGGATCACAAGAAAGAGAAGCGTCTGTTTCTGTGATTGGTGCGGTTTCCCCTCCTGGAGGAGATTTTTCTGAACCTGTAACACAAAATACGCTTCGTGTTGTTAAAGTATTTTGGGCTTTAAGTTCTTCTCTTGCTTATCAAAGACATTTTCCAGCTATTGACTGGTTACAAAGTTATTCTCAATATGTGCCCCAATTAGCAGAATTCTGGCGTCTTAATGTTGGTGAAGAATGGGGTGAGATGAGAGCTTTAGGAATGCGTCTTCTTAAAGAAGAAGCTGATCTTAGAGAAATTGTGAGGCTTGTTGGTATTGATTCATTAACGCGTGAACAACGCTTAGTTCTTCATACTTCTAAACAAATCCGTGAAGATTTCTTGCATCAAAATTCTTTCCATGAAGTAGATACTTATACCCCAATAGAAAAACAAAAAGCTATGCTTAATGTTATTCTTACTATGTATAAACAAGGCATGGAAGTAATTAATGCTGGTGTTGAATTTTCAAAAATTGAATCATTAGCTTGTAATTTAAAATTTGCAGATATGAAATACACACCAACAGCTGAATCTGCAGAATTCTTTAAATCATTTGAAAAACAAATTAAAGATGAATTTTCAACCTTAAACGTGGGAGGTAAGAATGCTTAA
- a CDS encoding V-type ATPase subunit gives MESWGYLSGLLRSEKVHALTNNDFISFADSANADSLLKSLEDTVYGSLFQGRVLKEFTVIFEEYYQQKFQNIKEIIPCPIIMQVHSLKVDLNNLKICYKAKLSQKKISWEQLSEEGTIAPERMYTIVEHELWNELPTPISKAVIELADGAKDTVRRVDFLLDRAYYTYRLQILQNACYFETDFYKGLVDFYKKEIDCENIKNIFRAKKMNLEKDQIAEIIIVGGYISAEFFIDYANISSEEMADLIKDSAYGEVLSVGINDWITSKSCTILEKQIDEYLLDLTSHFSYLCSGPAIIEESLRSMQIEIKNLKLIIIGKINNMSTEEIKERVRNVRV, from the coding sequence ATGGAGAGCTGGGGATACTTAAGTGGACTCCTTCGATCAGAAAAAGTTCATGCCCTAACTAATAATGATTTCATTTCTTTTGCAGATAGTGCAAATGCTGATTCTTTATTAAAATCTTTAGAAGATACAGTTTATGGTTCTTTATTTCAAGGTCGTGTTCTAAAAGAATTTACTGTTATTTTTGAAGAATATTATCAACAAAAATTTCAGAATATAAAAGAAATTATTCCTTGTCCTATTATTATGCAAGTACATTCTTTAAAAGTTGATTTAAATAATTTAAAAATATGTTATAAAGCTAAATTATCTCAGAAAAAAATTTCTTGGGAACAATTATCAGAAGAAGGGACTATTGCTCCTGAAAGAATGTACACTATAGTAGAACACGAACTCTGGAATGAATTACCAACTCCAATCTCTAAAGCTGTTATAGAATTAGCAGATGGAGCAAAAGATACTGTAAGAAGAGTAGATTTCTTGTTAGACAGAGCTTACTATACTTATCGTTTGCAAATACTACAAAATGCTTGTTATTTTGAAACAGACTTTTATAAAGGACTTGTAGATTTTTATAAAAAAGAAATAGATTGTGAAAATATCAAAAATATTTTTCGTGCTAAAAAAATGAATCTTGAAAAAGATCAAATTGCAGAAATCATAATTGTTGGTGGATACATATCTGCAGAATTTTTTATTGATTATGCTAATATTTCTAGTGAAGAAATGGCAGATCTTATCAAGGATTCTGCTTATGGTGAAGTTTTAAGTGTAGGTATTAATGATTGGATAACTAGCAAATCTTGTACAATTTTGGAAAAACAAATAGATGAATATCTTTTGGATCTTACATCTCATTTTTCTTATTTATGTTCAGGACCAGCTATTATTGAAGAATCTTTACGATCTATGCAAATAGAAATTAAAAACTTAAAATTAATCATTATTGGAAAAATAAACAATATGAGCACAGAAGAGATTAAAGAGAGGGTAAGAAATGTCAGAGTATAA
- a CDS encoding V-type ATP synthase subunit E codes for MSLEDIKKKILFDAEQKKSELLEAAKQQSSIILTQAKHLAKNYTQEHEKSSLSKAVNLERGLVIDARRKLANEILARKRVRIEQTFTKAKAEFISSSSYAEVMKSLILKSITSKKEEVILGQNENVLDQKWLDSINQVSGGSLVFSKEKGDFVGGVMLKEEDTSINITIDTLFSLLCESAEKPIADILFRG; via the coding sequence ATGAGTTTGGAAGATATCAAGAAAAAGATTCTTTTCGATGCTGAACAAAAAAAGTCAGAACTTCTTGAAGCAGCTAAGCAACAAAGTTCTATAATTTTAACACAAGCTAAACATCTTGCAAAAAATTATACTCAAGAACATGAAAAAAGCTCACTAAGTAAGGCTGTAAATCTGGAAAGAGGTTTGGTAATTGATGCACGCCGTAAACTTGCTAATGAAATTTTAGCAAGAAAAAGAGTAAGAATTGAACAAACTTTCACAAAAGCGAAAGCGGAATTTATATCTTCCTCTAGCTATGCAGAAGTTATGAAATCATTGATTTTAAAATCTATTACTTCTAAAAAAGAAGAAGTGATTTTGGGTCAAAATGAAAATGTTTTAGATCAAAAATGGCTTGATTCTATCAATCAAGTATCTGGTGGATCTTTAGTTTTTTCTAAAGAAAAAGGTGATTTCGTAGGTGGAGTTATGTTAAAAGAAGAAGATACTTCTATCAATATTACTATTGATACTTTATTTTCACTTTTGTGTGAAAGTGCTGAGAAACCTATAGCAGATATACTTTTTAGGGGGTAA
- a CDS encoding V-type ATP synthase subunit K has protein sequence MLILSSIFALFTVSFAQDATAALVAIRTPGVWGSVNWGLVFAVFGAAFATFAGGYGSSIGVGIAGEVGNAVLTEDSKKFGSVLVLQALPMTQGIYGLLYAFMVLGVADIDLTRGLQLFFASLPVGFCGLISGIWQGKVSAAGMQLIARRPKQMGQAIILPAMVETFAVFGLLASILLMNLGQ, from the coding sequence ATGTTAATTCTTTCTAGTATTTTTGCATTATTTACAGTATCATTTGCTCAAGATGCAACGGCAGCATTAGTTGCTATAAGAACACCAGGAGTATGGGGTTCAGTTAATTGGGGATTAGTATTTGCAGTATTTGGTGCAGCTTTTGCAACATTTGCTGGTGGATATGGATCTAGTATCGGTGTTGGTATTGCAGGAGAAGTTGGCAACGCTGTTTTAACAGAAGATTCTAAAAAATTTGGTAGTGTTCTTGTTCTTCAAGCTCTTCCAATGACTCAAGGTATTTATGGATTATTATATGCATTTATGGTTTTAGGTGTTGCTGATATTGATTTAACACGTGGTTTACAATTATTTTTTGCTTCTTTACCTGTAGGTTTTTGTGGACTTATTTCAGGAATTTGGCAAGGTAAAGTATCTGCAGCTGGTATGCAGTTAATAGCTCGTCGTCCTAAGCAAATGGGACAAGCAATTATTCTTCCAGCCATGGTAGAAACATTTGCTGTTTTTGGACTTCTTGCTTCTATTCTTTTAATGAACTTAGGTCAATAA
- a CDS encoding V-type ATP synthase subunit I, which yields MAISKMKKLTLAIVDSVRDQLLKELQALGAVHIDSLKVETSNEENIRVEAWTEGLGTISSDISALEDQRKELASAINRIKELFSINAPEFEVTSSDVIQKTIAKYDILQLAEQLKVLDRRTRENDTIVATLNLELQQVQAWSSGVDEMSPIHGTSSVLKGVVGQIPESSFDAFYTTITDSLDLADVVSCWVQDKEVYCYVVSNPSVWEEVNNILKGFPFNTLQITRRTGLLEDIISALKSEILSAQQKHDIAIKEWEYFSTKLNHLTLLHDSLEMDIQQLKASSFALATEKVNFFRAWVPEDYMPKVEAILSIHEKYIDVTIEDPSEEEYSEVPVLLKNNALTRPFAALTSMYGTPMYGHTVDPTPHLSIFYFIFYGICLGDALYGVLLAGYSVFMMFKNRANQSMSNFFALLAWSGLSAMIAGIIFGSYAGDLFSKYIPIPLLTDLRFTFNDGSSFFDKPLFVLFVSLFLGAIQLWYGYWIKFFVSLKNKGVEAFFQEMPWIILLGGFFGWAVFSWIGGMAGLTLVSAETVNLFFLAMKIGAGLIILNNIRMGFQKSVVGGIIGPLAGAWELYSISGYLSNLLSYARLLALGLSSGIIANVFNQLGYGVIEGLSSITPFLGIFGVIMLIFLHLFNLVLGGFGAFVHALRLQFVEFFGQFIEGGGKDFSPLICKGTHYTIK from the coding sequence ATGGCAATTAGTAAAATGAAAAAATTGACTCTAGCGATTGTTGATAGTGTCAGAGATCAATTGTTAAAAGAATTACAGGCTTTAGGAGCTGTACATATAGATTCTCTCAAAGTAGAAACTTCCAATGAAGAAAATATAAGAGTTGAAGCGTGGACAGAAGGTTTGGGTACTATTTCTTCTGATATTTCTGCTTTAGAAGATCAAAGAAAAGAATTGGCTAGTGCTATCAATAGAATTAAAGAATTGTTTAGTATAAATGCTCCAGAATTTGAAGTAACATCTTCTGATGTGATTCAAAAAACGATTGCAAAATATGATATTTTACAATTAGCTGAACAATTAAAGGTATTGGATAGACGAACTAGAGAAAATGATACTATTGTTGCAACTTTAAATTTGGAATTACAACAAGTGCAAGCATGGAGTAGTGGTGTAGATGAAATGAGTCCTATTCATGGAACTAGTTCTGTTTTGAAAGGTGTCGTTGGTCAAATTCCTGAATCTAGTTTTGATGCTTTTTATACTACTATTACAGACTCTTTAGATTTGGCAGATGTTGTTTCTTGTTGGGTACAGGATAAAGAAGTTTATTGTTATGTGGTGTCTAACCCTAGTGTGTGGGAAGAAGTTAATAATATATTAAAAGGATTTCCTTTCAATACGCTTCAAATTACGCGTCGTACTGGTTTGTTAGAAGATATTATAAGTGCATTAAAATCAGAAATTTTATCGGCTCAACAAAAACATGATATAGCTATTAAAGAATGGGAATATTTTTCAACAAAATTAAATCATCTTACTTTATTACATGATTCATTAGAAATGGATATACAACAATTAAAAGCAAGTTCTTTTGCTTTGGCGACAGAAAAGGTGAATTTTTTTAGAGCTTGGGTTCCAGAAGACTATATGCCAAAAGTAGAGGCGATATTATCTATTCATGAAAAATATATTGATGTTACTATAGAAGATCCTTCGGAAGAAGAGTATTCTGAAGTTCCTGTGCTTCTCAAAAACAACGCTCTTACAAGACCTTTCGCTGCACTTACTAGTATGTATGGAACGCCTATGTACGGACATACCGTCGATCCAACACCACATTTGTCTATATTTTATTTCATCTTTTATGGTATTTGTTTAGGGGATGCTCTTTATGGTGTTTTATTAGCAGGGTATTCTGTATTCATGATGTTCAAAAATCGAGCAAATCAAAGTATGTCTAATTTCTTTGCTTTATTAGCATGGAGTGGTTTGTCAGCAATGATTGCTGGGATTATTTTTGGATCTTATGCAGGAGATTTATTTTCTAAGTATATTCCAATACCATTATTAACAGATCTACGATTTACTTTTAATGATGGTAGCAGTTTCTTTGACAAACCTTTATTTGTATTATTTGTTTCTTTATTTTTGGGAGCAATCCAATTATGGTATGGATATTGGATCAAATTTTTTGTTTCTCTAAAAAATAAGGGTGTAGAAGCTTTCTTTCAAGAGATGCCCTGGATAATTCTTCTTGGAGGATTCTTTGGATGGGCTGTTTTCTCTTGGATTGGTGGAATGGCTGGATTAACTTTAGTTAGTGCAGAAACAGTGAATCTTTTCTTCCTCGCAATGAAAATTGGAGCAGGATTAATTATTCTAAATAATATTCGTATGGGATTTCAAAAAAGTGTAGTTGGTGGTATTATTGGGCCTCTGGCCGGAGCTTGGGAATTATATAGTATTTCTGGATATCTTAGTAATCTATTATCTTATGCACGATTATTAGCTTTAGGATTATCATCAGGTATTATTGCTAATGTGTTTAACCAACTTGGTTATGGAGTGATAGAAGGATTGAGTTCTATAACTCCCTTTTTAGGGATTTTTGGAGTCATTATGTTAATCTTCTTGCATTTATTTAATCTTGTATTGGGTGGATTTGGAGCATTTGTACACGCTTTGCGTTTGCAATTTGTAGAATTTTTTGGTCAATTTATTGAGGGTGGTGGAAAAGATTTTTCTCCATTAATTTGTAAAGGAACACATTACACAATCAAGTAA
- a CDS encoding LysM peptidoglycan-binding domain-containing protein, protein MIENFHTFSQEYYDEGNYLNAIDQAREGLRLADLYLASQTLFTHTVVPRDTLWDISKRAYKTPWLWPNIWRANKLDIKDPDLIYPGQKFRIPPALTNPN, encoded by the coding sequence ATGATAGAAAATTTTCATACTTTCTCTCAAGAGTATTATGACGAAGGTAATTATCTGAATGCCATTGATCAAGCAAGAGAAGGTCTAAGATTGGCTGATCTTTATTTAGCTAGTCAAACTTTATTTACACACACAGTTGTACCTCGTGATACTTTATGGGATATCTCAAAAAGAGCTTATAAAACACCATGGTTATGGCCTAATATTTGGAGAGCTAACAAGTTAGATATTAAAGATCCAGATCTTATTTATCCTGGTCAAAAATTTAGAATTCCACCAGCGTTAACTAACCCTAATTAA
- a CDS encoding DUF4398 domain-containing protein gives MRKILLLNSVLLITLFSNCGGGPDLRNTVLAAEAMERAKAANAPLYAPREYKIAEDLFNTMNKELEQKLYKDANNTALLVIDAANLAIRNARLLKSTEK, from the coding sequence ATGAGAAAAATATTATTATTAAATTCTGTATTACTGATCACATTATTTTCTAATTGTGGTGGTGGTCCAGATCTCAGAAACACGGTGTTAGCAGCAGAAGCAATGGAAAGAGCTAAGGCAGCAAATGCTCCTTTATATGCACCTAGAGAATATAAGATAGCAGAAGATTTGTTTAATACAATGAACAAAGAATTAGAACAAAAATTATATAAAGATGCAAATAATACAGCTCTATTAGTCATAGACGCTGCTAATCTTGCAATTCGTAACGCTCGATTATTAAAAAGTACTGAAAAATAA
- the csrA gene encoding carbon storage regulator CsrA, translating into MLVLSRKENESIIINNEIEIKIVHIKPDQVKIGIIAPKEVRIFRQEIFQEITKENQQAQNKSSLNELKGLMKKFNKKC; encoded by the coding sequence GTGCTTGTTTTATCACGGAAGGAAAACGAATCTATTATCATTAATAATGAAATAGAAATTAAAATAGTTCATATTAAACCTGATCAAGTAAAAATTGGAATTATAGCTCCAAAAGAAGTGCGTATTTTTAGGCAAGAAATATTTCAAGAAATCACAAAGGAAAATCAGCAAGCGCAGAATAAATCGTCATTAAATGAATTGAAAGGATTAATGAAAAAATTCAATAAAAAATGTTAA
- the fliW gene encoding flagellar assembly protein FliW, which produces MPIVKTKEYGDIQVSDENKIVFKKPIFGFEHLIEYYLIVLNEPEQFSLLQSKDDENISFMLTQPRLFVSDYILDIDDIDAGLLAIEDHNDIIDYAIVTIPEKIEDITMNILGPIVINNKNNFAVQSISNTPHYNTKCRLFQKDIATIVELETI; this is translated from the coding sequence ATGCCAATAGTTAAAACAAAAGAATACGGTGATATTCAAGTTTCAGATGAAAATAAAATTGTTTTCAAAAAACCTATTTTTGGATTTGAACATTTAATAGAATATTATTTAATTGTATTAAATGAACCGGAGCAGTTTTCTTTATTGCAAAGTAAAGATGATGAAAACATATCCTTTATGTTGACACAACCTCGGTTGTTTGTATCAGATTATATTTTGGATATAGATGATATAGACGCAGGATTGTTAGCAATAGAAGATCATAATGATATTATTGATTACGCTATTGTAACGATTCCTGAAAAAATAGAAGATATTACAATGAATATTCTTGGTCCTATTGTAATAAATAATAAAAATAATTTTGCAGTACAAAGTATTTCTAACACACCTCATTATAATACCAAATGTAGACTATTTCAAAAAGATATAGCTACTATAGTAGAGCTAGAAACTATATAG
- a CDS encoding flagellar hook-associated protein 3, which translates to MLGRVTPGFMQNDFLKNIQTKNENFQKIQTQLTTGMKVNLPSDDPANVINYMKWESKTQDLKKFNQIIGSYKDKMNMVDGHLESMSSGLHRARELVVQAANGVYTKDERVAIAVEIDQIVRQLVSDANSEYQGNAIFSGTSARTQPYRLTESFTEDTNMNLVSGVEYFGNAQEQVMDIGKNDRIVSVLPGTSIFETTATVLESSNDSTGYIVAQDSAIMIEGVEIPVMTGDNIEVIAQKINQQNLSVNASIETNADGESHFRLTSVSARQPWLQDVAGSTVLQDLGIINNGTEGPKNYSTEAVVQKKSIFDTLLTIKDNLLQDDILKLGGEDLGFLDQSLNNIIRYRTYTGAVTERLEQTYARNETEAMYLKNSSTNAVNIDFTKSVTELKMAEFAHQTALNIGAKLMPTTLMDFLR; encoded by the coding sequence ATGTTAGGTCGAGTTACTCCGGGATTTATGCAAAATGATTTCTTAAAAAATATACAAACTAAAAATGAAAATTTTCAAAAAATACAAACACAATTAACGACAGGGATGAAGGTCAATTTACCAAGTGATGACCCAGCTAATGTTATTAATTATATGAAATGGGAAAGTAAAACTCAAGATTTGAAAAAATTCAATCAAATTATAGGTTCTTACAAAGATAAAATGAATATGGTAGATGGGCATTTAGAATCTATGAGTAGTGGATTGCATAGAGCTAGAGAACTAGTTGTACAAGCAGCCAATGGTGTTTATACAAAAGATGAAAGAGTAGCTATTGCGGTAGAAATAGATCAAATTGTGAGACAATTAGTATCTGATGCTAATAGTGAGTACCAAGGTAATGCTATTTTTAGTGGTACTTCAGCTCGTACACAACCTTATCGTTTGACAGAAAGTTTTACAGAAGATACCAATATGAATCTTGTTTCTGGTGTAGAATATTTTGGTAATGCACAAGAACAAGTAATGGATATCGGTAAGAATGATAGAATAGTTTCTGTATTACCAGGTACTTCTATATTTGAAACGACTGCTACAGTACTTGAAAGTAGTAATGATTCAACTGGTTATATAGTAGCACAAGATTCTGCTATTATGATAGAGGGTGTTGAGATCCCTGTCATGACAGGTGATAATATAGAAGTCATTGCACAAAAAATCAATCAACAAAATCTATCTGTTAATGCATCAATAGAAACAAATGCTGATGGAGAATCGCATTTTAGACTTACTAGTGTATCAGCACGCCAACCTTGGTTGCAAGATGTAGCTGGAAGTACAGTTTTACAAGATTTGGGTATTATTAATAATGGTACAGAAGGTCCTAAAAATTATTCTACAGAAGCAGTAGTCCAGAAAAAAAGTATCTTCGATACGCTACTAACTATTAAAGATAATTTATTACAAGATGATATACTAAAATTAGGTGGAGAAGACTTGGGTTTCTTAGATCAAAGTTTGAATAATATTATTCGTTATCGTACTTATACAGGAGCTGTAACAGAAAGATTAGAGCAAACATATGCTAGAAATGAAACAGAAGCAATGTATTTGAAAAATTCCTCTACAAATGCTGTAAATATAGATTTTACAAAAAGTGTTACAGAATTAAAAATGGCAGAGTTTGCACATCAAACAGCACTTAATATAGGGGCAAAATTAATGCCTACAACATTAATGGATTTTTTACGTTAA